The region GGGCCTTCATATATCTAGGTGGTCGATCAATCTGAatcattaaatttgaatttttgatgatattcatgtcaacTGTCCCCTGACAAGAGAAGTTGTTGACAAGATCAAAAATCCTAAAAGGTGATTAATAGATGTTacacataattttatataataattttaccaCATCGTAATCTTTGTGGTTACcattattaatttgtatttgtatttgttctctcattttagatcaaaatgGCACCAACAGGGAGAGGGAGTCTGTGGGAAGATGTGGAGACGCTGTGCCTCCTGAATATTTGGCGGGAGAAAAACATTCAAGAACAGATGGATGGCACAGTAAGGAACAAAACGGTATTTCGTAAGATATGCCAATTGATGAAAGAAAGGGGGTTCGAAAGGGCAGAGGACCAAATCAAGCGGAAAATTAAACAACTAAGAGCGTCCTTCCGAAAGACGGAGGACAATAACAATCGATCAGGCAGGGggagaattacatgtaaattctaTAGCGAACTGCAGGAGATCTTTGGGGGCAGACCAGAGACTGCACCAGTTGCCATTCTGGCGTCGCAACCAGAGGAGGAGGATCAATCTGAGTCGCTAGACTCGGTGGACTCTGATTCACTGCcgagagaggaggaggaggatggagCCGAAGAAGATAGAAGTATAACGGATGATGAACTGGAGGAAAATGATGTGGAAGCACCAACAGAATTGGGTAAAGgattcctcttccttttttcatttgtaatcacatatacatgtttatttgtatatacatgtgtaattATAAAGACTAATCCTTTTTGGCTCTTACCCTCTCAGTGTGAGcatttaaaataaacattattggTATCATTATATTGTCTTGATGTATCATTTTATACTGAGTAATATGAAAGGaactgatttgaatttaataaaataaaaatgtattgaaagttagcctttgttttaaaatgtttttacttCAGTGACacataacaacataaaaattagttccccttcattttatgcataaaaatgaaatgtttattattgTAGTCACTTATTGTAATCGCTTTTCTATCCCTCATTTTCTTTAGTTGGCAATTTTCCACCGGAGGATCTAGAGGGACCTTCAACATCATCTGCTAATGGACGTAAGGCAACTGGTAATATAAACAGATTGTTTCCatacatttgcttatttatagTTCATATGATATTTGAATTCGATTcagcaaattttcaagaaaagggGCCTTTTACATCCCGTTGATGTTGCTTTCATgcagtatgatttttttttgcaactcaAGGTTTTCTCACTTGATTTGTTGTATTAGCTATTAGAAGTGTGATATTGCATGCCTTATGTCAAATACAGAAAAGTATGTGTGTAACaagttgaaagaaataaaatgattgtaTACCTTTCTTACCGCTATcacatttgattgatttttttttatttacgatGTATTTTATACTACCTACTTCATAACAGGGGAAAAGCGGAAGAAATCAAAGCTGCAGGAGTCCTTCGGACTGATAGCCAAGGAGATAAAGACACTGGAGGAGGACAGTACAAATGCCTTCAATGCTAGGGAGGATCGGTTCATGCAGCGCCAAATGGAGTGGGAGCGTGAGCTCCTAATGAAGGCACAGcgtactgaagaaaaaaaactagaggagaaggagaggaggagaagagaagagagggaGCATAGAGAGCAAGAAAAAGAACGTGATAGACAGCATCAACTCCAAATGCTTCAGGCCTTAATGGCTGGTATGCGGCAGTCGTCAACTTCAATGTGGCAGCAACAGGGAAACAACTCCCAGTCCGGTCCAGAGCGGTCTCCAAATTCCTGGCCCTACAATCACGATTACACTCCACTGTAATTGTTAcaaacataatgcattcttCAAGTGGaggagtgtgtgtgtttggaaTTCCCACGGTggtaaacatgtatttgtcataTGAGATGACACTTTTCAGGATTTTTGTTCATCACAATTTCTTTCCTCAGTACTTGTTGCTGCATATCATTCACCTGTACTCTTGCCATGCTGAAACCCTTGTTTTTACTTAGCCATCCATCTCAGTGCTGCCAGAATCATTGCCAAGGGCAAGggaatttacatgtaaattgtagATGTTAGTACTTTTTGTTCTTAGCACTTATAGATTTTTATAAACATATAACTTTGTTTTTATGTAGTTCTTTTTACATCAAGTAACCATTTACTTGCTATTGGAACTTTTGTACATCTGTatataaacattcatttttattttttcttctattctaTGCATAACTTTTGAATGGACTATGTTTTATTGTTGTTCTTAAATAAGATCTATATCAACCGCTGCCAACCCTCATTTTGtaccaatttgatattgccAAAGAAAGTTGAGTCACAACTTGAAAGTGTAAAGTATTATATCTTTTTACTGCTCATTTTTGTCAGTACCTGTTATCTTGcaattactgtacatgtataaaacaggTTATATACATATGCATTCACACAAAGTTACAAAGTCTATTTGCTATTTAAGCACACATTTCTACATGTGAACTTTTGTACATCTACAGTATATATAaacattccatttttattttgtcttctaTTATATACATACCTTTTCGAATGACTGTTTTATTGTTCTTAAATAAGATCTATATCAAATGCTGCCAGCCCTCATTTTGtaccaatttgatattgccAAAGAAAGTTGAGTCACAACTTGAAAgtgtaaagtattatattttttaactgCTCTTTTTGTTAGTACTTGATATCTTGCAatttctgtacatgtataaaacaggTATATGCATTCACACAAAGTTACAAAGTCTGTTTGCTATTTAAGCACACATTTCTACATGTGAACTTTTgtacatatacagtatatatatataaacattccatttttattttgatcttcTATTATATACATACCTTTCAAATGACTATGTTTTATTGTTCTTAAATAAGATCTATATCAAACGCTGCCAACCCTCATTTTGTACCAATGTGATATTGCCAAAGAAAGTTGAGTCACAACTTGAAAgtgtaaagtattatattttttaactgTTTGTTTTTGTCAGTACTTGTTATcttgcaattacatgtataagatgGGTTATATACATATGCATTCACACAAAGTTTCAAAGTCTATTTGCTATTTTATCACACATGTCTACATTTTTGTTTGTCATCATTGCATTTGCAGTACTTTTCAAAaacttttccccccttttctttgtatttattaAGAAAGAAACTGTATATTGGCAATAAAACGTTACCAAAGTCTGCCTTTCGATAGTGCCAACTAATTTAAACTCAGGACATAATTGTGGTATATTTTATAACTTTTCAGTTACTATGTAAAGAAAATTGCACTTTGTGAATGCATTATGCAAATATTGCacttttatgttttactttttatgtACGTGTTCATTATTCtctgaataataaataatttgtttggtATATTTCCAGTCTTCTTGCCTGATTGCATGTGTGACCTAACCCTATACCTTTACCTCTGTTAATACATTGTCTACCTAGATCCAGTCAAATGATTGGCTGAGCATGCTTTTCATGGGGATTTGCGaaacaatgcaaacaaaatatggATGTTATTTTGATCGTTCAAAGCAAATCGGCTCTTTAACAAAAAAGACTatcttatatatacatgtatttgcaaagcTTATAGAGTCAAGGAAAGTGTGATTTAATCCTAAGAGAATATAATAATAGAGGTGCCATATGTCATCTTGCAAGAGTTGAAAGATAACATATCTTGGCATCTCGGGTATTAATTTCTCCTCTTTGGAAAACATCACATTTTCCAAACACTACATGCTTTGCAGAAAAATAGTCCCTCTTGGAATATTTAAGCATTTACAGGCCCAACAAAATTCTATATTACACCCCATGTCAGTCAAaataatgttgtaatatagTGACCTAAATTGCCTTTTTGGTACATGTACTATGaaactttttgtttaaattctGTATCTTTatacttcataatttgtttaaattttttttaaataaaaaatattacctTTTGATTCTACAATGTTAAATGGACAATGATACAtgttccagcccccccccccccagaaaaaaatggacATCAACAAGACAAACTATAACACCtggggtacccccccccccaagatttCTGTGTCTGCCACTGACATGTACTTAATGTGTTTTCTAAACAAACTAATCAAATATGAATAGGAATCAAATGGGGACATATTAGTTTCTATTCAAATTCTCAGAATTGAAGAGAATCTGAAGGAAAAAGATGAATAGAATCTATTCTAAATAAGAATAGAAACAAATATGTCCCCATTTGATTCCAATTTAGATTGGTTTGCTTTTAGAGTGTTATAATACAGAAATAATAGGATAGACCCTTAGCTGAATTCttgatgttttttcttctttttattcattatcgGAGGCATGTTGTATTTAACATATACACAGAAAATACCTAACAATTTTGAACTAAAAGTGGTTAGAGAAGAAAAAACGACATATATGTACAAAACAGCTATTTCATAGTGGTTGAATACAATCCAATATAATCACATAGCTAAAGAGATAATGACCACTTGCGCCTGCCCCCAAGCAATTACTACTTATCCACATGGGTTTGAAGATAAATCATGTTTATCTGGTATTGttttatatacattatacatttacCTCTGTAACCTTTGTTTGAAATTCCTCTCCAAATGAATACTTGTTAGCACATTGAATACAAGAAGCAAATAGTACAAGATATTATGATAAAAGAACTACAAATAGGTAATGTTTCATGTGTATTAACCTCTGTGTCCTTTGACCTACATAAccctaaacaaaattaattcatcTTCCCATGATGAGGCATGCTGGTGTCAAGTTTAAAGTGCATCTTTTAAGATTAatgattgatataaattatcGCATTGATGAAATAGCAAGAAAGTCACATggacaacaagaaaaaaaataatgcttctGGCACTATatttgcttgaaaaaataacaatacaactgCATTTTACCTCAAATGAAATAACATAACACAAAACTGGCTTTTGAATGGGCACAGGATAAGATGGTTAAAATGTGTTCATCACTTGTAGATCATATAGGcacatgaatttgaatttgaatattcgGTTTTAAAACACTTAAACTTATGTCAGTCATAACAGGGAAGAAACACAAGATGAAAAGAAGATTGCAGTGTGCTATGCTACTGGTCAGATGCATTGCTATGTCAGTGCATACATTAACCTCTGCTATGCATACCTAAAGCCCCCAGCTATGGTTGACAATAACATAAACCCAGTCTTACTGTATCCATGGATTGGGAAAGAGACTgatacaaagaagaaaaaaaaatcattctaatTAATTGACAATCTTCTGGCCCTGATAATCTTATCTGCCATAGGCCTACCTTAAATTTACTACTTTTTCATCACTCTGTAtagtaaaatatgaaacaaatgaCTTGGTGAAATAAAagcatattattaaaaaaaaaaaagattattcatTACAAAAAGGCCAACCATCTACTTTAAAatggattataaaaaaataacagatttgCATTTTCTCAATAGTCTATTATGAATGATTAacataaattaataattaaaaaggaaaaacaaagagaaatgtCCAAGAGAGAAAACTCTATTCTTGATAACTGTTTTACATTACAAAACAGAGGCTACATAACATTTTCAATCATGAGGGcgggggttgggggggggggggtcattgacTAACCGAATGAATGAGTTCATTTGAGGCTCTGTTTACACCTGTGGAATATCATTAACAGTGGTTGAAGAAATGCATAAAAAAAGTTACCTAACATACTGAACAAGAGCATCACGCACTACAGATGCTGATGGTGCAGGCCTTTGATTTGGCAAAGGACAAGGTGGCTGAAACTCTCGTAATTCATGAGCAACATCAAGCCACTCGTCATCTGGCTCATCGGACTGCATCTGACAAAGGTTATGCAAGGTACAACACGCTCCAACAATATTAGTTACGTTCTCAAGAGCGCTGTCATTGCGCTTCAATAAGCATCTCCATCGCCCCTTCAGTCTACCAAAACTACCTTCGATGACCATTCTCGCCCTGCTGAGCCTGTAGTTAAAGTTAGTCTGATCTTCAGTCAGACGACCATTATCGGCAAAACCTTTCATTAGCCATGGCAGCAGTGGGTAGGCAGGGTCCCCAAGTATCATCAGCGGAACATCTTGGCCATTGATGTTTCTTGTCATCTGGTCAAAaacaatgtattgaaaatgataataatgaaatataatcatttaataatattaataacatcaATACTAAGTAGAGGTCTATTTTAATATCATGAAGatgtttagaaaaatatatattaaaattaattcattaaaatacacaTTGATCATGCTGATGAACATGCAGGcccgtagccagggggggggggcacgtgcccccccccccccccaagatcaCACACCCATCCTTATAGACCCCTCCCCAGGACGTtgatcaattacatgtatgtgccccCCAAACATCAAACACTGGCTATGGCCCTGctgatgaaatatcaaaatcacaCAAACCTCAGTGTTTTTAGATGAATAGGTGGAGCAAACTAATGGTAGCCTATTATtacttatgaaattttaaaagaagatcTACCCTTATTCTAGGCTTGATTTCTCTaggtttatttattgttttaaatcctttgtttatattatccctttaaaaaaatgaaatgtgcatgTTACTATTGACTTGTAGATCTATGAGATTTTAAATGATTGTAGTCTATCATAATCTTTTGTGGCTTaaatctttaataataaaatgaaatttaattcaagTTTTATAAATTAGATTTAAAAGTAAACGTACATTTGGAAGCAGTTCTCCATTTTCCGCTCTTCGGTGAAAAGAAGAGTTTGCCAGCACCCGGGCATCGTGGCAGCGTCCTGGCCATCCTACCATGATATCTGTGAACATGTACTTATGGTCACAAACTGCCTGGAGAATGACAGAGTACCATCCCTTTCGATTATGATAATCAGCATGGTAATTAACAGGTCCAATTATAGGGATATGGGTTCCATCAATGGCACCTGCAACTTGGGGAAACCCCATGTCCTCGAACCCCTGAACAGTTGCCCGTAATCTATCTCCAGAAGGAAAGGTAATATATCTTCTCATTAGTTCTTGTACAATTACAAGGCAGGTGTCGTTGACGATGACATTGGCGGTACATCTCGCTACCCCAAAAAGATGCCCGATTGTTCGATACTCGCAGTTTGTGGATAAACGCCACAGAGTTATGGCAACTCTCTTTCTGACACAAACTGCTTTACGCCATCGTGTGTTTTGGCGACGAATAGCCGGTGCTAGCTCACCACACAGAAAATCAAATGTCGACTTGTTCACACGGAAATTTTCACGAAAATCTCTTGCCGTGAATCTCCCTTCCACTATCCTCTCCCAGAAATGTCCAGATCGCTCCTTCATCCACACACTCCTTTCCACGGTGCAGGCAAACGTTATAGCACATAACAAAAAATAGTACCGTACTCGCCGACGACGTGCTTCAAACTCCCGGAATCGCCTTTTTTGAGCACGTCGAAATTCCCTCCTTCGATCAGAAATAATAGTTACGATATTCTTAACCTTCATAATGCaattatataaacaaaatatggagGTAAGATATGTGTACGGATCGGTCGCGATGTCGATGAGATCCAATGCAATTAAAAAGACCTGCAAACCGCGCGAAAATATTAAGCGTTTGTTTACATGAAGTGCGCCCCAACGTCAGCTCGTGAAAAGGCGACGTGAGGCCGGCCTATGTGTAGACGCAAAATTGCGGGCCCGAGACTATGTGTAACAGgggtttgatgattttgaggCGGCTTCAAATTGCAGGCGTGAGGCCGCCTCCGGGGCCGGCTTTGAAAGCCGACGCATGTGTAACAGGGGTCCTAGTTATTttcattgaccttgaaaaagcATATGACCTTTTATGGAAAAAGGGAATAGTATTTAAATGTCATCAAGCTGGTATAAAAGGAAAAATGTTACAGtggattaattcatttttacaagatCGATATTGCAAGGTAAAAGTTGATGGTCAGTTATCTTCACAGTTTGTTCTGGAAAATGGAACGCCCCAAGGTAGTGTGATTAGtccaattttgttcaatttaatgttgaatgatctaaaactgaaagaaaaatctgtaaaaatctcTATGTATGCCGATGATATTGCCATATGGTGTTCAGGCAGAAATCTTGACTTTCtacaaaagaaaattcagaAAGCTTTAAAAGAGATTGAACAATGGTGCTCAACCTGGAGTATGATTATATCTCCTCAAAAGTCTGCTGTTATGATTTTTACCAATAGGCAGCAAATAGAGGTAAATATTGAGATTAAAGATAAATCTATACCACAATACAAAGAATATAAGTTTCTGGGCATTTGGTTTGATGTGAAACTCACCTGGAAAAAGCACATAGATTATATAAAACTCAAATGTTCAAAAAGAATCAATTTGTTACGGTGTATAGCAGGAACGAGTTGGGGAAATAATAAAACGATTCTTTATATTATATACAAAGGTCTTATTAGTACCATATTAGACTACGGATGTGAGTTATACGATTCGGCTAGCCTTTCACTAAAACAAGAATTAGATTCAGTCCAATATCAGTCACTGAAAATAATAACTGGTGCAGTATATAACCCTGCCCTTGAAGCACTGCAGGTTGAATGTGGTGAACGACCTTTACAACTAAGAAGAGAACTGTATGTTgataaatacatgttttatctttTAACAAATAGAGATACTCATCATCCTACTTTAGAAATTATTGAACCTTCCTGGTATATTGATCAATTTACTTGGAAAGTAGGTCATGGACCCTTTGTAGTTAGAGCATGTAAGCCAAATGAAGAAATCCAAATTGAACAACTAAGCCAAAGAATATTACGAGAACCTTTTTGGTCATATGAAATACCAAATATATCTTACTATATCCATAATGTTATCAACAAACAACGTAACTTAGTACAAGATATGAAAAACTGTGTCTTAGAAAGGACACATACAAGATGGAAAGGTTACTCAAAGATCTACACTGATGGATCAAAACAAGAAGACAAGAGAACCGGCTCTGCTTTTTATATACCAGAACTGGACATTAAAAAATACTATAGATTAAATTCTGTAAGTATAATGAGAGCCGAATTAACAGCAATTGTAATGGCACTTGATTGGCTAGGAGATAACAAAGGAATGTCCATCATAATTTTTACAGATTCATTGTCGGCTCTTCAAGCACTCGAAAGCAATCGAATTCAAAACAATCTTATTGTTGATATCttatataaaatcaaagttttacAATCATCAGATATTTATGTCAACTTTGAATGGATACCATCCCATTGCGGTATTCACGGGAACGAAGTGGCAGACCAATTAGCAAAAGAAGGAGCATCAAAAGAAGAAGTTGAATTACACATTCCATATATCAAAGAGGAATGGAAAAACCACATGTCTTTGATTTATAAAGAAATCTGGCAGGCTCAATGGGCATCCTCATCTAAAGGAAGACATTTATTTAGCATCCAACCCAACGTGGCAGAAACAATTAGTTATCAAGGTCTCATTCGATTTGAAGAGACTATGATTCACCGGCTAAGACTTGgaaaatgtaaattgaattattatcagtATAAATGTAATCAACATGAAAATGGTCTATGTTCACATTGTCAGGTTCCTGAGAcaatagaacattttttactacattgtaataaatatgaaagagaaagaagaactATGCAAAGAAGCCTGAAATTAAATACGCCAATATCAGACCTAGCAACATTATTGGGAAGAAATGCAGATTATAAAGTAATCCTGAATTATGTGAAAAAAACTAAGAGattcgaataagaatattccactgatctctctccatctctccctctcGCTTCCTTTTGTTCTGATGATTATATTTAGTGATGTTAATTCTTATAGACTACTAAAATTGTGTTTCGACATAGCTTCTTATAAAAGTTTGCATACTATGAAGTACAAAAATGCACAATTTAATGGTGGAGGTAACTAATCTTAATTATATTGCACCTCGCTATATGACAGGTCAGACTAGTCTAACGCCGGCCGAGGACATTGAAGCGGGAATTAAGCAACATGGAAACGACCTGGCGCAGATAATCTaccagattgaagagcgccaactaaactccaacaccaaccaaccaacctttgctcattctcctgaggacgacaagaacacacttgtcgaaacgtcgagattgggtggtccttttcaggaccaccATATGCCCaaaaaagatacatggtgtaccgtgaaacctactacactaaaaaagtttgatgtataatttgtataattatatgagatatggatttattgtatattttataatcgtatttcaaataatttgtaaaacttgTTTATGGaatgtgtattttgatttgagagaatacaatataaacatcCCTAAAACAAACATTCGTGGAGAtgtcgtggccgagtggtctaaggtgccTGACTATACATAGGAAGTccgggttcgatccccggccggccgcggcacctatacccgtgagcaaggcatttaattgacaatgctcttttatccttcATTCAAATATATGGAAATGCTGTACGCATttttggtaactaggtgtgcacttgtttgttaaaaaaaaataataattcataactCCCCTAATCTATCCTTTGTTGGAAATAATTGTGGCGGGATTTTACTCAGGGTACCTCCTTGCTCTTTTTGTTGTAGAGTTAGAACGTTTGTGTCAGGGGTTTTTTTTCTGCATCACTTTTAGCATcactttaacttttttttttttatctatttccccttttttcattaatatatctTTATGTACTTTGTACTAATTTTGAATCATTACAATGCTGTAAATAAttattccccctcccccccccccaaaaaaaggatcGATAATAGACGATATTAAGCAAATTATTCGCGTTTTTGTTCTCCCTGCATCTATCTAACATAACCATTCATGAACCATGATCACACAAGCCTTTAGTAAAGGCGGggtacaaattgaaatattttgaaagcaTGTCTTACCATTTTACAACGGATATTTTGTATTAGAACATGCGGTTAAAGTTCAGGTCATAATGACACGCTTGAAAGATTACATGCGAAAGTAAACGCGATCGACACTCAAACAAGACGATGGCACAATGGAAATCATTGGAATACTCCCTCCTCACTGGTTTTAGGTCCGATCTTTTCTCCCTGCCTTTTATTTCACTAATAAGGGAGATCATGACATTCTTATTTCTTTCACGAAGATAATTATAGAACCCCGgtttaaccatggagctattacacAGATATGTATAGAAGATCAGTGGATTGACATCGAACCAGAACATTAACGTTGTTTCGTCTTGCAGTCGCGCGTGACCTGCAAGTtcaccccggggggggggggggggcactcagtatataatgcatagtgggtatgtgccgcggaggggacccccatttttacactcaaatttccgttccagggcatagcattttcatcttattaagaaaaagaactAAGAAAGCCGCTCCGAAGCATAGCATTTTATTCTTATcgagagaaaataagaaaaaaatccgctccaaagcttcgcatatttttcgttacgccgttccggtcgcattgatccgccacaatttggtgaaaagcggccgctgagcgctgtccgaccatcgcctctgcgcgagcgcaccccgCGCCCGGGCCTCTGCatacacgtatgcccgttccatagggatgcacacGCAAGCGACCcattccaaggacccccgttttcacaagcatttgtagttc is a window of Lytechinus pictus isolate F3 Inbred unplaced genomic scaffold, Lp3.0 scaffold_56, whole genome shotgun sequence DNA encoding:
- the LOC135158565 gene encoding trichohyalin-like codes for the protein MAPTGRGSLWEDVETLCLLNIWREKNIQEQMDGTVRNKTVFRKICQLMKERGFERAEDQIKRKIKQLRASFRKTEDNNNRSGRGRITCKFYSELQEIFGGRPETAPVAILASQPEEEDQSESLDSVDSDSLPREEEEDGAEEDRSITDDELEENDVEAPTELVGNFPPEDLEGPSTSSANGRKATGEKRKKSKLQESFGLIAKEIKTLEEDSTNAFNAREDRFMQRQMEWERELLMKAQRTEEKKLEEKERRRREEREHREQEKERDRQHQLQMLQALMAGMRQSSTSMWQQQGNNSQSGPERSPNSWPYNHDYTPL